ACCCGGCCTGGACGCTGGAAAAGACCGAGATGCTGGAGTGACGGCCTCTCATTATTTTTTGTGAACGGCCGCGAGGGTCGTTTTTTTCTGAGAGAAAGTCGTGAAAAAAAGTGATCTGTAGAATCCCTCCCACCTCGGTTGATAGTGTGTGCTGATCCTCTTCCTTTCCCTTCCCATTCGCCGGGGGACTACGCCCCCGGACCCCCGCTCGGGATTGGTCCCGGGAAGAAAAGGCCGGAGTTCTGGAGGATTATGCCATCCCTGCCTCTATCGTAATGGCAGGGGGTATGGGGGGCGGCAGCCCCCCAGCCTAGGCACTTCTGAACAGAATTTTTCTCGTTATCGCTTCAGGAAGTACTTCCCCGTGAGGGTTTCTACAGGGCCGAAAAAAGTGATCCGGGCCCGCCCTCAGACGAGGGGGCGGATGATGACCAGACGCCACTCCGTACCGTGCAGGCCGACAGTCGTCCAGTACGCCTCCTTCCTGACGACCCCCCCAAACCCGGTGTCATAGAAGGAGTAGGCCGCATGCCCCGACCAGTTGTCGGAAAAAGATCGTGCCGTGTCGAGAACCTCCGGGAAGTCCGCATACAGGGATTCGTTGAAGGTTTCCTTCCCGATCTCTTCGGGGTCGGCATCGTAGAGCACACGACCGCCCGACTGGGCGGCCATCACGGTATAGGGCGTCCCTTTGACCGTGGCCTCCGCGTGCCCGCCGACGAGACGGTCGGGCAGGAAGGCGACGCTCACAAGGCCGATCATCTTTTCGTCCGGCGAGAAGACCGGGCACTCGATCGTCGCCGCGTACCCTCCCTCTGCAAGGGGGAAGAGGTCTGACATCACCGGCGCCTTCCGGTCGAACACCTCCCGCACAACCGCCTGCTCGCCCAGATTGCTCCCCACAAGTCCGATGCCCGCGGGCCTGGCGGCAGTGACCGTGCCGTTGCGCGCGACCACGATCGCAGAGTAAACTGACGGATCGACCGCCAGCGCACCGTCGAGGAGCGCCTCCGCCCGCGGCCCCGAAAGACCGGCGCTCTCAAGGCCCGCAGCCGTCTCCGCCGCCGCCCGGTCGATTGCCGTCAGGTTTCCGGTGACCGCCCCCTGCATCCCACCGAGGAGAGAGAGCATCTCAACGCGGGCGGCGTCGTCAGAGGCTCCGCTCTCCGCCGGGGCCGTGCATCCCGCACAGAGAAGGGAGGCCGCCGCCAGGGCGAGAGCGATCGCCCATACATGAGATTCCATGGATCACCTATCGACAGAGGAGGACAAGAAATCGACGCCTCATCACGCCCTGAAAAGAGATGCACGGGGAAACACCGGCAGGAGAGCGTCTCCGGCCCGGTCCAACAGGACCGGGGGGCGAGAACACAACTGCAATACTTTTATTTCCGCTATCTCCATCTCCCAGTATGAAAAGTACAGGAATTTTTCTGGTACTGATGGTCCTTCTTGCATCCGCACCTGTCTCGGCGTGCACCATCTTCGCGGTCACGCCGGGCGCCTCCGGGAACGGCACCATGTATCTCGGCCACACCAACGACGGCGTCGGGCCCGATTGGAGAAACATCGACGACATCGTCCTGACCTATGTCCCGGCGGCCGACCATGCGCCGGGAGAGACGCGGCCCGTCTACTTCGACCCGAACAGCGGTTCCGACGCCGCCGGCAAGAAGGCAGGGAACACCTCGCACCTGGTCCTCGGAGAGATCGAGCAGGTGCCGCACACCTACGCGTATTACACCGCGTCCTACGCCATGATGAACGAGCACCAGCTCCTCAGCGCCGAGTGCACCGACTATGCGAAGGTCGAACTCAATGCCGAGGAGGGGAAGAGGATCTTCTACTCGTCCGAACTCTCGAATATTGCGCTGGAACGCTGCACTACCGCACGGGACGCGGTCGAACTGGTCGGCAGCCTCATCGACGCCTACGGCTATTACGGGACAGGCGAGACGCTCATCTTCGCCGACCCCACGGAGGCGTGGGTCATCGAGATGTGCTCCAGTCCGGCAGGCACAGGCGGCCTCTGGGTCGCGGAGAAGATACCGGACGGCGAGGTCTTTGTTGCCGGGAACGAGTTCAGGGTCAGGAATGTCACGGCGGGCGACCCGGACATGCTGTACACCCCCGACCTCTTCTCGGTCGCCGAGGAGTACGGCCTCTGGTCTCCCTCTGAGGGCACCTTCGACTGGCTGGAGGCGACAAGTTACGGCGAATACTCCCACCCCTATTACTCACTGATGCGGGTCTGGAGCATCCAGAACAGGCTTGCGCCCTCGCTGAAGGTGAGCCCCTATGTCGAGGACTCGTACACGACAGCCCTGCCCTTCACGGTCGTGCCCGACACGCCCGTCAACCGCACGACCGCCCTCTCCCTCTTCAGGGACCACTATGAGGGAACGGACTTTGATCTGACGGCAGGCATCGCCGCCGGGCCCTTCGGAAACCCGTACAGGTACCTCGGTCCCGCGGACGCCCACACCAATTTCCAGAACGATACCTCCATCGAGGTGCGGCCGGGTGCGAACCCGCGGCCTGTCTCGGCGATCTTCTGCAGTTACAGTTATGTTGCGGAGGCGCGGTCCGGCCTCCCCGACCCTGTCGGCGGCGTCCTCTGGTTCGGCCCTGCCGTGGCCTACGAGACAGTGTACGCCCCGATCTACGCCGGGTCGGAGGATGTCTCGACGTCCTACACGACCGGGACGCGGACGGAGTACGACCCCGACGCCGCCTACTGGACATTCGATTTCGTGACCAACTGGGCGATGCTCCGCTATGACGCGATGATCGAGGACATCCTGGCAGAACAGGTCAGACTCGAAGCAGAGTCGATGAGGCTGGTCGGGGAGACCGATGCAGAGGCGGCAGGGATGATCGCCGCGGGCGACGAAGCCAGCGCCCGCCGCCTCCTCACCAATGTCACCGTGCAGAGGGGCGATGAGATCATCAACGAGTGGCAGGACCTCTCGGCGATGCTCATCGTGAAGTACTCGAACGGCCTCGTCACCGACCCGGCGACGGAGGACGTCGACGAACCCGGATATCCGGCATGGTGGTACCAGGAGGCAGGATACCAGTACGGCCCCAGGGTCTACGACCTCGAACGCCTCCGCGCCACGCCGGGCCTGAACTACACCGGCGAGAGCGTGTGGTTCCCCAAAAACGTCTCTATCGACCAGATCCTGGAGAGGATCTGATCCTTTTTTTTCCCTGCGAGACTCCTGTCTCTGAGGATTGGGCCGGAAACATCTCGTACGCCTTTATCCCCCATCAGAGAGACCTAACGATCACTGATCCCCCATGCATACCAGCGTTCGCCCCATCCATCTATGGGCACTTCTCCTGATCGCCGTCTCCCTCATGACGGCAGGGTGCCTCCAGGACAGACCGCAGGACGGCCCCGTCTCCGTGCCGGAAGAGACGAGTCCCATCCAGACGCACTACTCCCCCGGCGAAATTACCCGGTTGAGCGAGGCCGCAGAGGAGACTGCAAACGCCTCTCTCAACGCCATCGCCGAGATCCCTCCGGAAAAACGCACCTTCGAGACCACGGTCCTCGCCTTCGACCGGGTCATGGCCGATTATTCCGATGCGGTCGCTCCCCTTACGCTGATGGGATATGTGTATCCCGATGCCGGGATCGCCGCCGAGGGCATGGCCTGCGAGGAATCCACATCCGCCTTCAAGACCGCCGTTTTCACCCGGCGCGACCTCTACGACGCCCTCCGCGGCCAGACGCCACACACGCCCGAGGAAGCCCGCCTATACGACATGACCATCAGGGACTTCGAGAAGAACGGCCTGAACCTCCCGGACGACCGTCTCGCGAAGGTCAGGGAGATGCGGACTGAGTTGAGCGGCCTTGAGATCCGGTACGCGGCCAACCTGAACAACGATAACACCACGCTTGAGTGTACAGCCGACGAACTCGCTGGAATACCGCCGGCGGCGATGGCCGCGTTCTCGCAGACCCCGCAGGGGACATATATCGTCACCATGAAGTATCCCGACTTTATCGCGGTGATGACCTATGCCGACAATGTCGAGACACGCACGAGGATGTACGAAGCGTCCAGCAACCGGCAGGCGGAGGCGAACACCGCCCTGCTCGAAGAAGCAATCGTCCTGCGCCAGAAAATTGCACGGGAACTGGGGTACGCCACATGGGCCGACTACCAGACCGACGGCAGGATGGCCGGGAACACGAGCACTGTGATGGGCTTTCTCACCTCCCTGCAGGCGCCCCTGAAGGGAAAGTACGACGACGAGATGGAAGACCTCCTCATCCTGAAGAAGAGTCTGGACCCGGCGGCAACGGCCGTCGACCCCTGGGACATCACGTACCTCCAGGAGAAACAGAAGACGCAGGAGTACGCCTATGACGAGGAGGAGGTCAGGGAGTACTTCCCTCTCGACACCGTCCTTCATGGCCTCTTCGAGACCTACGGGACCCTCTTCGACATCAAGTTCTCCGAGGTCGGGGACGCTCAGGTCTGGTCTCCCGATGTCAGGCTGTATGCGGTGACGGACCGGGCAGACAACGAGACGATCGGTTACCTGTACCTCGACCTCTATCCGCGTGACGGGAAGTACGGGCACTTCTGTGCGGCCCCGCTGGTCGGCGGGAGGCTGAAAGACGGCACGTACGCGACGCCGGTCGTTGCGATCCTGGGGAATTTCAACAGGCCCGAGGGTGAAAGGCCGTCTCTTCTCTCAATGTACGAGATAGAGACGCTCTTCCACGAGACCGGGCATGCGATGCACCATCTCCTGACGACCGCACCCTATGGCTCCCTCTCCGGGTTCAACGTGGCGTTCGATTTCGTCGAGACTCCCTCCCAGACACTTGAGGAGTGGGCATGGGACCCCGAGGTCCTGGAGTCGGCATCTGGCCATTATACAAATGCGTCCAGAAAGATTCCGGCAGACCTTCGCGACCGCGTCATTGCGGCGCGAAACGTCGGTACAGGGACTTTCTACACCCGCCACCTCCTCGCCGACTCTCTTGAGGATATGCGTTTCCACACTGCGACAGGCCCCATCAACGTGACCGAGGTCTGGTACCAGACCTGTGAGGACGTGACCGGCACGCGGCCCCCTGCCGGCACCCATCAGCCTGCATCGTTCGAGCACCTCATGGGCGGATACGATGCTGGCTATTACGGGTATCTCTGGTCGAAGGTCTATGCCCTCGATATCGTCGACGAGTTCAAGGAGGACGGCATGACCAACCGGACTCTCGGCATGACATTCAGGGATGAGGTCCTGTCGAGGGGCAACATGGAGGACGGGATGGTGCTCCTTGAGAATTTCCTGGGGAGAGAGCCCGGGGTGGAGGCGCTGTACCGGCACATAGGGATAAATAATTCAAAGGCATAAAAATTCAGGAAATACCTGAATCATTCATAATTATGGATTGCATGATACCCTTTTTCACACCGTGAAGAAAAAAAAGTTTCTAGAACCAGACCCGCCACAAAACCAAAAATAATATATGGGATTTCCCCCATATTGAAAATCAGTCAATAGCATCGATGGATGTTATGCATGGAGCATGTGTTCCATGGTATCCGGGATGGTGATCCCATCGAAAGATACACCGCAAACGGTGACGTTTGCCGATCCATTTTGTTATTGGCTCTAAGCACAATTGGAGTCAATAAAATGAGCAATCAACAAGACGTTAATTTCAAGGTCGGTATTGTTGGCCTTGGATCGGTTGGTTCTGCTGTTAAACACGCACTGAGTTTCTACTATCCCTGCACCGGTTATGACATAAAAGGTATCGGTTCATGGAGTGACATTCTGGAAACACAGGTGACTTTTATCACCGTTTCGACGCCGGAAGGCATTGACAGTCGCCTTGACTGTTCAGCGGTTGATAATGTTTTGTCCCGGCTCAACGAAAGTGGGCATTCCGGTATTTGCGTGATAAAAAGCACTGTTGGAGTTGGGTATACAGATTCAGCGGTGAGACGTTTCCCGTGTCTGCGAATCGTTTACATGCCGGAATTTTTACGCGAAAAAAGCAACTTCACCTGGTTTGTCAACCCTGACAGAATCGTTGTAAGCGGAGACGATCAGGATATCGATACTGTGCTGGAATTATTCACCTGGGTAGACGGGCTCTATGACACGGTGCCGGTTTTACGGATGTCTTATATCGAAGCAGAAATTGGAAAACTTGCTCATAATGCAAGAATTGCACTCCTCGTTAGTTTCACAAATGAAATTGAACAGATTTCTCAGGAACACGGCGCCGATCCAAACCGGGTAATGAGTGTAATCCATGCCGACAGACGCGTAAAGTCCCAGGAACATCTGCGACCGGGACTTGGTCCCTATGGCGGGAAGTGCGTCCCGAAAGATACCAGGGAACTGATCAATGCCTCACGCAATACGATACTCCTCAAAGCGGCAGAGACTGTAAATAACACTCTCCTGAACAAGAGGTTTCCCCTCGATGTGAAAACTGCCGTCTCACAACCGACTGAGAAACGGATCTGCTAAGGGGGCACGAGAAAATTATGACGCAACTTGCTGTACTTATTGCCACAAAAAACCGCCCGGAATCCCTGAAAAATGCGCTTCATTCGATTATCCGTCAGACAACTCAGCCGGATACAATTTTTGTTGTCAGTGATTGTGATTCCGAACACGAGAAAGCAACAGATCGAATTATCCATGAGATTGCCCTGACATTTCCACAAATTCGCTTGATAGAAAATCAGAGGACAAAAAATCTCTCCGGCGCAATAAACACAGGGCTTCAAACTCTTATTGAAGATAATTACATCCCTGAATCTACATACTGTGCCCTTCTTGATGACGACGATGAGTGGGAACCGGAGTATCTCTCCCTCTGCCTCGAAAAAGCCGAATCAGAAAACCGGGATGTTGTTATATCGGGCCTTATCCGTCATGAAAAGCAGGATGTTGATGGGGTGCGATTATCTATCCCTGACGCTCTTAGTGTCGGTGATTTTTTTGTTGGAAATCCCCATGTCCAGGGTTCAAATCTTTTTGTCCGGTTCTCGACACTTCTTGCAGCAGGGGGGTTTGACGAAAATCTGGAAAGTACGACAGACAGGGATGTATGTATTCGAATACTCGATCTGAGTTCATGCAAGGTTGGGTATATTCAAAAACATCTGGTACATCACTGGGCTCTTCCCAATACAAACCGGCTTTCTGAACCGCAGTCCCCCCGTAAGATTCAGGGTTTAACAGAATTTTACAACAAATATGCTCCACGCATGAACTCTCAGGAACAGGATGCATTCAGGCATCGTGCCCTGAAGCTGTTTGGATGTGAAATTCATTCCGTTGGAATGCCTGATGGAGCCAAATCGATACCTCTAGACAGACCACGTTGTTATCAAACCGAATCAACAGTTCCTCTGGTCGTTGGTTTCATTGCGACGCGGATGACATCCACTGAAAGTCTCCTCAACGATCTTCATGCTTTTTTTGGGGATTCTTCTGGTATTCGAAGGGTTGTAATCTGTGACAACACACCATCAACCGAAGTTCTCAAACAGTTGCTTGGTCGCGAACAGTATCGATCGCTGAACTGCACGCTGATCAGCAGAAAAACCATCGATGAAGAATGTGATGCAGGAGTATTTGGATCATATCTGCAGGATAAAGAACAACGGAAGGGTATTTCTTCAGGAAGGACTGTCCTTCATCACCATCTTTACAAAGAGGCCAAAAAAATACCCGGTTCTGTTGTATGGGTGTTGGACGACGACATAAGGCTCGAATATCTCACAAATGAGCATACTATTGTCAAATTGTCCTATCAGGATGTGCAGGACACAATAGTGAGACTGAAAAGTCAGGGTATTAGCATCGCCGTTGGAAAAATAACCGGCGACGCGCCGCTCCCAGTGCATAGTACTCTTCGGGTTCAACTTCTCGATATTTTCTCAGAATTGAAACGCAGGGAACAGGTACTAGTCTCTGAATCTTCAGGGCAAAAAAATACTCAAATCAAGCATATTCACCAGACTGATAACTTATCTGGGAAATTTCCGGATTATTACTATGACTATTCGGGCGAACACACTGCACACCTTGAATTGCCTTTTCGAGAATCACTGATGGAAATCCCGACAATTGATGATCTCATCCAGAAGATCCCTGAAATCGGGTTTGGGAAAAATATCTCCCGTCCGGTTATAACCCAACCCTGTTCATCCTGTAGCAAAGTGTCTGTATCATCGCCGTCCATTATCCCTCGGGGAGGGAATACCATCGTTCTCAATCTGGAGTGTCTTCGTGAATTTCCCAACCTGTCTCCCAGAATTGGACAATTGAATGCCCGCCGCGGGGATACGTTCTGGTGTATCCTCAACAATCGCATCAAGGCGACCAGGGTAGGTTTATTCCCCCTTGCCGTACGGCAGGAAAGAACATCTGAAACGACGCGGGCACATGATTTTAGCACACTTCTTGCAGATTTTTATGGCAGTGCCTTCATCCGTGCGATGGATCAGTACTATGAGAGAAAAATTCAGGAAACCGGTTCCGTTCCCCGTCGTCTCAGACTCTCAATAGATAATAATGGCAGGGAAATGATCTCGTCACTGTTCGGGAGTCATCTGAATAGGAGACTTTCCCATTTTGTAATGAATGCCTATCGCATTCGGGGTTTAATCGGTTCAATTGAGAATACATTAGAGTCAGAAGTCTTTTGTGATGTCCAGAGGATCTACGAGGTACATTCATTCCTGAACTCACTGAAACAACTCTACTCTCCTGAGAATATCTGGAAGACCTATCATGAGGGGAAGTGCTGGAACCGTACTGACCTGGATCTGTTTCTCGGTCATTTCAAAGAATATGTGAAGACCTATCACCACAACCTTTCCCAGGAGATTTGTCCGGAACATATCAGATATGCAAAACAGGTTACGGAAAGAATCCTTAGGAAAAGATATCGCGACATATCGATTCCCCTGCGGAACATAGGGTATGGTCATGAAGGAGCCGTATTCACTGATGGCAAAAACGTGTACAAATATTTCTATGCAGGCCTGGCGAATTTTCAGGAAGCCCGCCTTGAAATCCTCAGGAAAAAGGTATTAAACAGCAGTTCTCTTCCCCATTTGAGTTCTCTTACCGATATTATTGAGGAAAATGGAGAACTGATCTTTGTCATGTCCTATGAAGGCGATAAAGAATATTCGGGTGGTCACCTCCAGGATATACTCGCAATTCTGAATGAATGCAAAGAATCCGGCATCGCATTTACAAATTTTCATCCAAAGAACCTGATTGTCAATGGTGATACGCTTAAATTGGTAGATATCGGAGATTCGATTGTTCCGTACAATGAAAAAGAATTCCTTCAGATGTGCAGAAGGGCATATCTTACGTGCCGCTGGTATTTCCGAAAAGATATATCAGAATTGATGTCGACCGCTCTCTTTGACCCGGACCTGCCTGAACTCTGTGGGTTTAACTATTTTTTCGAGGCTACGAAGAAAAAAACAAAAAATGATCTTGTTAACGAAAAAATAGTTCAATTGGTTGCTGAAAGCCGTCCCACAAGGATTTTTGATTATGGATGTGGAAGAGGATCAATTGCAGAAAGACTAGCAGACATGGGGTATCGTGTGTTTGCGTATGATCCAGATCTTTCAGTCCTTCGTAAGAACTCTACCAACCCTATT
This window of the Methanofollis ethanolicus genome carries:
- a CDS encoding cache domain-containing protein, whose protein sequence is MESHVWAIALALAAASLLCAGCTAPAESGASDDAARVEMLSLLGGMQGAVTGNLTAIDRAAAETAAGLESAGLSGPRAEALLDGALAVDPSVYSAIVVARNGTVTAARPAGIGLVGSNLGEQAVVREVFDRKAPVMSDLFPLAEGGYAATIECPVFSPDEKMIGLVSVAFLPDRLVGGHAEATVKGTPYTVMAAQSGGRVLYDADPEEIGKETFNESLYADFPEVLDTARSFSDNWSGHAAYSFYDTGFGGVVRKEAYWTTVGLHGTEWRLVIIRPLV
- a CDS encoding dipeptidase yields the protein MKSTGIFLVLMVLLASAPVSACTIFAVTPGASGNGTMYLGHTNDGVGPDWRNIDDIVLTYVPAADHAPGETRPVYFDPNSGSDAAGKKAGNTSHLVLGEIEQVPHTYAYYTASYAMMNEHQLLSAECTDYAKVELNAEEGKRIFYSSELSNIALERCTTARDAVELVGSLIDAYGYYGTGETLIFADPTEAWVIEMCSSPAGTGGLWVAEKIPDGEVFVAGNEFRVRNVTAGDPDMLYTPDLFSVAEEYGLWSPSEGTFDWLEATSYGEYSHPYYSLMRVWSIQNRLAPSLKVSPYVEDSYTTALPFTVVPDTPVNRTTALSLFRDHYEGTDFDLTAGIAAGPFGNPYRYLGPADAHTNFQNDTSIEVRPGANPRPVSAIFCSYSYVAEARSGLPDPVGGVLWFGPAVAYETVYAPIYAGSEDVSTSYTTGTRTEYDPDAAYWTFDFVTNWAMLRYDAMIEDILAEQVRLEAESMRLVGETDAEAAGMIAAGDEASARRLLTNVTVQRGDEIINEWQDLSAMLIVKYSNGLVTDPATEDVDEPGYPAWWYQEAGYQYGPRVYDLERLRATPGLNYTGESVWFPKNVSIDQILERI
- a CDS encoding M3 family metallopeptidase; protein product: MHTSVRPIHLWALLLIAVSLMTAGCLQDRPQDGPVSVPEETSPIQTHYSPGEITRLSEAAEETANASLNAIAEIPPEKRTFETTVLAFDRVMADYSDAVAPLTLMGYVYPDAGIAAEGMACEESTSAFKTAVFTRRDLYDALRGQTPHTPEEARLYDMTIRDFEKNGLNLPDDRLAKVREMRTELSGLEIRYAANLNNDNTTLECTADELAGIPPAAMAAFSQTPQGTYIVTMKYPDFIAVMTYADNVETRTRMYEASSNRQAEANTALLEEAIVLRQKIARELGYATWADYQTDGRMAGNTSTVMGFLTSLQAPLKGKYDDEMEDLLILKKSLDPAATAVDPWDITYLQEKQKTQEYAYDEEEVREYFPLDTVLHGLFETYGTLFDIKFSEVGDAQVWSPDVRLYAVTDRADNETIGYLYLDLYPRDGKYGHFCAAPLVGGRLKDGTYATPVVAILGNFNRPEGERPSLLSMYEIETLFHETGHAMHHLLTTAPYGSLSGFNVAFDFVETPSQTLEEWAWDPEVLESASGHYTNASRKIPADLRDRVIAARNVGTGTFYTRHLLADSLEDMRFHTATGPINVTEVWYQTCEDVTGTRPPAGTHQPASFEHLMGGYDAGYYGYLWSKVYALDIVDEFKEDGMTNRTLGMTFRDEVLSRGNMEDGMVLLENFLGREPGVEALYRHIGINNSKA
- a CDS encoding UDP-glucose/GDP-mannose dehydrogenase family protein — encoded protein: MEHVFHGIRDGDPIERYTANGDVCRSILLLALSTIGVNKMSNQQDVNFKVGIVGLGSVGSAVKHALSFYYPCTGYDIKGIGSWSDILETQVTFITVSTPEGIDSRLDCSAVDNVLSRLNESGHSGICVIKSTVGVGYTDSAVRRFPCLRIVYMPEFLREKSNFTWFVNPDRIVVSGDDQDIDTVLELFTWVDGLYDTVPVLRMSYIEAEIGKLAHNARIALLVSFTNEIEQISQEHGADPNRVMSVIHADRRVKSQEHLRPGLGPYGGKCVPKDTRELINASRNTILLKAAETVNNTLLNKRFPLDVKTAVSQPTEKRIC
- a CDS encoding glycosyltransferase, encoding MTQLAVLIATKNRPESLKNALHSIIRQTTQPDTIFVVSDCDSEHEKATDRIIHEIALTFPQIRLIENQRTKNLSGAINTGLQTLIEDNYIPESTYCALLDDDDEWEPEYLSLCLEKAESENRDVVISGLIRHEKQDVDGVRLSIPDALSVGDFFVGNPHVQGSNLFVRFSTLLAAGGFDENLESTTDRDVCIRILDLSSCKVGYIQKHLVHHWALPNTNRLSEPQSPRKIQGLTEFYNKYAPRMNSQEQDAFRHRALKLFGCEIHSVGMPDGAKSIPLDRPRCYQTESTVPLVVGFIATRMTSTESLLNDLHAFFGDSSGIRRVVICDNTPSTEVLKQLLGREQYRSLNCTLISRKTIDEECDAGVFGSYLQDKEQRKGISSGRTVLHHHLYKEAKKIPGSVVWVLDDDIRLEYLTNEHTIVKLSYQDVQDTIVRLKSQGISIAVGKITGDAPLPVHSTLRVQLLDIFSELKRREQVLVSESSGQKNTQIKHIHQTDNLSGKFPDYYYDYSGEHTAHLELPFRESLMEIPTIDDLIQKIPEIGFGKNISRPVITQPCSSCSKVSVSSPSIIPRGGNTIVLNLECLREFPNLSPRIGQLNARRGDTFWCILNNRIKATRVGLFPLAVRQERTSETTRAHDFSTLLADFYGSAFIRAMDQYYERKIQETGSVPRRLRLSIDNNGREMISSLFGSHLNRRLSHFVMNAYRIRGLIGSIENTLESEVFCDVQRIYEVHSFLNSLKQLYSPENIWKTYHEGKCWNRTDLDLFLGHFKEYVKTYHHNLSQEICPEHIRYAKQVTERILRKRYRDISIPLRNIGYGHEGAVFTDGKNVYKYFYAGLANFQEARLEILRKKVLNSSSLPHLSSLTDIIEENGELIFVMSYEGDKEYSGGHLQDILAILNECKESGIAFTNFHPKNLIVNGDTLKLVDIGDSIVPYNEKEFLQMCRRAYLTCRWYFRKDISELMSTALFDPDLPELCGFNYFFEATKKKTKNDLVNEKIVQLVAESRPTRIFDYGCGRGSIAERLADMGYRVFAYDPDLSVLRKNSTNPIKAHYVDPNELAHLILCGEKFDTVVCSLVLCTISDNTEVKEVMGNIRKLVSDDGEVIVALCNPFSSFVPESETHIKLDLPEDTKYQKQFCYQKRMKETGKIRYECHRPFSWYKHLFHQHAFEISGIEEVKTLDIQNLCPSSDFIILKLKPLNIPENHSVSLLIRAGAMEWETIDLQIRHIVSQLEGPQTFLEKIVVTDNYTGPFARQYSQANLMDFKRKLDRLVAEGIIDMVVTAPEDPSIIEDTNIRWFNVSSANPRSRNGQPTFMALFGFEQCRGDYILHMDSDCIIARMDRDHDYLGDMVSIFQSDPNALTVSFNIAKSDDEPYTRDSQGKKWRTEVRCGLISRARILSSLPLPNDADESGALQLAWHRALDTKLVQSEWQSYRGGDRRTFFIHVPNTTKTNGNFWFTVLGSAEQKKIPEIQNNSVDLIGTMNDWVGSLSNECVFIIRGKDVPISKLRRCMDSVDRQTDSSFGLVFIDAGSLNPVPEYIKEVLLPTWGERARAFLNFSPLTSLENNVIAIRDICSNPDSVIITLDMDDALIGTDVIECLREKYRQGADLTVGSMIRTDKSCDYPAIFEDVRNARGGNVWQHLRTFRKYLFDAIPESYFKIDTGWISFAEDWAFMIPMVEMARHPLYVNKILYFYEPTGNKDPATRLRREDMIAKIVEKNPLNRDFCILRGGME